Proteins found in one Deltaproteobacteria bacterium genomic segment:
- a CDS encoding hydrogenase iron-sulfur subunit has translation MEEFHPIIVTFCCNFUGYTAADLAGSMRLKYPDTIRIIRVPCTGKVDVIHILRAFEKGADGVYVVGCLEGECRFENGNLRARRRVAQAKTILDAVGVGGDRVKMFNLSSGEGTRFAEYAVEMTEKIKELGPNPIKRFREKMAA, from the coding sequence ATGGAAGAGTTTCATCCGATCATTGTCACCTTCTGCTGCAATTTCTGAGGATACACGGCCGCGGACCTGGCAGGTTCGATGCGTCTTAAATATCCGGACACCATCCGGATTATCCGGGTCCCCTGTACTGGAAAGGTGGATGTTATTCATATACTTCGGGCATTTGAAAAGGGGGCCGACGGGGTCTACGTGGTGGGCTGTCTGGAGGGAGAATGCCGGTTTGAAAACGGCAACCTGAGGGCCCGCAGGCGTGTGGCGCAGGCCAAGACCATCCTCGATGCCGTCGGCGTCGGCGGCGACCGGGTCAAGATGTTCAACCTCTCCTCCGGCGAAGGCACCCGATTTGCGGAGTATGCCGTAGAGATGACCGAGAAAATAAAAGAGTTGGGGCCTAACCCGATCAAGAGGTTCAGGGAAAAAATGGCAGCGTGA
- a CDS encoding methylenetetrahydrofolate reductase C-terminal domain-containing protein: MIVADKKPIEEVIDMVKDFQKILIVGCNECVTVCEAGGKKEVGILASALRMYFMNQGKKVDIDEVTLERQCDHEYLEEIRNTIDQYDAVLSLACGVGVQFMAETYFGTPVFPGVNTCFMGVTEERGVWSERCQGCGECILGRTAGICPISRCAKRLLNGPCGGSSTGKCEISKDLDCAWQLIIDRLTELGRLDEYEQIAPIKDWSTERAGGPRKVVREDVRQ; the protein is encoded by the coding sequence ATGATTGTTGCTGATAAGAAACCGATCGAGGAAGTCATCGACATGGTGAAAGACTTCCAGAAGATCCTCATTGTAGGATGCAATGAGTGCGTGACCGTCTGCGAGGCGGGCGGAAAAAAGGAGGTCGGCATTCTGGCCTCTGCCCTGCGCATGTATTTCATGAATCAGGGAAAGAAGGTGGACATAGATGAGGTTACACTGGAGAGACAGTGTGATCATGAATACTTGGAGGAGATCCGGAATACCATCGATCAGTATGATGCTGTCCTTTCCCTGGCCTGCGGCGTCGGCGTCCAGTTCATGGCAGAGACATACTTCGGGACGCCGGTTTTTCCAGGCGTCAACACCTGTTTCATGGGGGTTACCGAAGAGAGGGGCGTGTGGAGTGAGCGCTGTCAGGGGTGCGGAGAGTGCATCCTCGGCAGGACCGCGGGCATCTGTCCCATATCCCGATGTGCCAAACGTCTCCTCAACGGTCCCTGCGGCGGATCTTCAACAGGGAAATGCGAAATCAGCAAGGACCTGGACTGTGCATGGCAACTCATCATCGATCGTTTAACTGAACTGGGCCGCTTAGATGAATATGAACAGATCGCTCCGATCAAAGACTGGTCAACCGAACGGGCCGGAGGGCCCAGAAAGGTGGTCAGGGAGGACGTCAGACAATGA
- a CDS encoding methylenetetrahydrofolate reductase, translated as MSVKTPSKLEKILDSGQLAVTSECGPPRGSDPEAIRQKAEMIRNHVDAINITDNQTSVTRLCSLAACIHLKQMGLEPTLQMVVRDRNRIALQSDILGAASFDIYNILCLTGDHQTFGDCPQGQNVFDIDSMQLIQTVRRMRDEGKFLGGDDIKRPPQMFVGAAANPFADPFEIRVPRLAKKIAAGAEFIQTQCVYNLDKFELWMRMARDRGLHEKVHIMAGVTPFKSAGMAKYMKNRVPGMDVPDDVVKRMAGVPKEKQPDEGIDICIETIQRLKECEGVRGFHIMAIEWEEKVPEIVERSGLYPRPKD; from the coding sequence ATGAGCGTAAAGACACCGAGCAAACTTGAAAAAATCCTGGATTCCGGTCAATTGGCGGTCACCTCGGAATGCGGCCCCCCGAGGGGGAGCGACCCTGAAGCGATCAGGCAAAAGGCGGAGATGATCAGGAATCACGTAGACGCCATCAACATTACGGATAATCAGACCAGCGTGACCCGTCTTTGCAGTCTCGCCGCATGTATCCATCTAAAGCAGATGGGACTGGAGCCGACCCTGCAAATGGTGGTCAGGGACCGCAACCGAATCGCCCTTCAAAGCGATATCCTGGGCGCCGCATCCTTTGATATTTACAATATCCTATGCCTCACAGGGGACCACCAGACATTCGGGGATTGTCCCCAGGGGCAGAATGTCTTTGACATCGACTCCATGCAATTGATCCAGACCGTGAGACGCATGCGGGATGAAGGCAAGTTCCTAGGGGGAGACGATATCAAAAGACCGCCGCAGATGTTCGTTGGCGCGGCCGCCAACCCCTTTGCAGATCCCTTTGAGATCCGGGTCCCCCGTCTGGCAAAAAAGATTGCGGCCGGGGCTGAATTCATTCAGACCCAGTGCGTCTACAATCTGGACAAGTTCGAGCTCTGGATGCGGATGGCCCGGGACCGGGGACTCCATGAAAAGGTCCATATTATGGCAGGGGTGACCCCCTTTAAATCCGCGGGAATGGCCAAATACATGAAAAACCGTGTCCCTGGAATGGATGTGCCGGATGACGTGGTGAAGCGGATGGCCGGCGTTCCCAAGGAGAAACAGCCTGACGAGGGCATCGACATCTGCATAGAGACCATCCAACGATTGAAGGAATGCGAGGGCGTCCGGGGATTTCACATCATGGCCATCGAATGGGAAGAGAAGGTCCCCGAGATCGTGGAGCGGAGTGGTCTTTATCCAAGACCCAAGGATTGA
- a CDS encoding response regulator — MDKKYILVVDDDPDLVETVSMMLESKGCEVGQAYDGIEGEESIKQRRPDLVILDVMMPRKDGYVLCAELKADEATRDIPVVLLTAVGEAVPTTTYTHADGMSTEADDYIAKPIDTEGLWKVVTALL; from the coding sequence ATGGACAAAAAATATATTCTGGTTGTAGACGATGATCCGGATCTGGTGGAGACGGTTTCCATGATGCTGGAGAGTAAGGGGTGCGAGGTGGGGCAGGCCTATGACGGCATCGAGGGGGAGGAGTCCATCAAACAAAGACGGCCCGACCTGGTAATCCTGGATGTCATGATGCCCCGAAAAGACGGCTATGTACTCTGTGCGGAACTGAAGGCGGATGAGGCCACGCGCGATATTCCGGTGGTGCTCCTCACCGCGGTCGGCGAGGCGGTCCCCACCACCACGTATACCCATGCCGACGGCATGTCCACCGAGGCCGATGATTATATCGCTAAACCGATCGATACCGAGGGTCTCTGGAAGGTCGTAACCGCCCTTTTGTAA
- a CDS encoding aminotransferase class I/II-fold pyridoxal phosphate-dependent enzyme yields the protein MDNNRSDQENDVGVNALRPYGTSIFTEMTVLANAHDAVNLSQGFPDVDGPEEIRQRAAEAILRGPNQYALSSGIPLLREAVARKMKRFYGIAVDPDTEVTITSGATEGLCATLLGILEPEDEVILIEPVYDTYAPISALARARIQYVSLVGDTFQLPEEKLAKAFSPRTKAIIINNPQNPCCKVFTREELGFIGDLCQQYNAYAIGDEVYEHLVYDGKEHVSLLSIPSLRERAFVVSSTAKTFSMTGWKIGYVIAPAALSRAVRMSHQFIVFCGQTALQEAMAYAIDFPDSYYTQLLLDYTRRRDLLTQALRELGFRVFQPEGTYYVVADITPLGFDDDLAFCRMLPEKAGVAAIPCSVFWKDRHSGRHLIRFCFAKQEETLHKGMERLRRWLR from the coding sequence ATGGACAACAACCGGTCGGATCAAGAAAATGATGTAGGGGTGAATGCCCTTCGGCCCTACGGCACATCCATTTTTACGGAGATGACCGTGCTTGCCAATGCCCATGATGCCGTAAACCTATCCCAGGGCTTTCCGGATGTGGACGGCCCCGAAGAGATCCGTCAACGGGCGGCAGAGGCTATCTTGAGGGGTCCCAACCAGTATGCCCTCTCTTCGGGCATTCCATTGCTTCGGGAGGCCGTAGCCCGAAAAATGAAGCGTTTTTACGGGATTGCCGTAGATCCCGACACCGAGGTCACGATCACTTCCGGGGCTACCGAGGGTCTGTGTGCCACCCTGCTGGGCATCCTGGAACCTGAAGATGAGGTAATCCTGATCGAGCCCGTCTACGACACCTATGCGCCCATATCAGCCCTTGCCCGCGCCCGCATCCAATATGTATCCCTCGTAGGGGACACTTTTCAGCTTCCTGAGGAAAAGCTTGCCAAGGCCTTCTCTCCACGGACAAAGGCAATTATCATCAACAATCCCCAGAACCCCTGCTGCAAGGTCTTTACCAGGGAGGAACTGGGCTTTATCGGAGACCTGTGCCAGCAGTACAATGCCTATGCCATCGGCGACGAGGTCTACGAACATCTGGTATATGACGGCAAAGAGCATGTCAGCCTTCTCTCCATCCCTTCCCTTCGGGAGAGGGCCTTTGTGGTCTCCTCCACGGCCAAGACCTTTTCCATGACCGGATGGAAAATCGGGTATGTTATCGCCCCGGCGGCACTTTCACGGGCGGTGCGCATGAGCCATCAGTTCATCGTCTTCTGCGGGCAAACCGCCCTTCAGGAGGCCATGGCCTATGCCATAGATTTTCCCGACAGCTATTATACGCAGCTCCTTTTGGATTATACACGCAGGCGGGACCTGTTGACCCAGGCCCTGCGGGAACTCGGTTTCAGGGTCTTTCAACCGGAAGGGACCTATTATGTGGTGGCGGATATCACCCCCTTAGGCTTTGATGACGATCTGGCATTCTGCCGCATGCTTCCTGAAAAGGCAGGTGTCGCCGCCATTCCCTGTTCGGTCTTCTGGAAAGACCGGCACAGCGGGAGGCATCTCATTCGATTCTGCTTTGCCAAGCAGGAGGAAACCCTTCACAAAGGCATGGAAAGACTGCGGAGGTGGCTTAGATGA
- a CDS encoding carbon-nitrogen family hydrolase, producing MKVAAAQMDIVWHDPDANHVKIRKMAETAKAAGAELIVFPEMAATGFSMDTVVTAEPMDGPTPALFRNLAKDLDMAVVGGFVLKRKEGRPQNVSLAVDRKGIDLALYAKIHPIGLLKEDQHYAPGDRTVSFQLDDMEASCLICYDLRFPEVFRPLADACTLVLVIASWPAVRQRHWDLLLPARAVENQLYVVGVNRVGEGGGHLFTGGSAIIDPSGETIARGGGTETLVMGEIDPHRVEQVRSAMPFLKDRRSHYVHNVS from the coding sequence ATGAAAGTGGCGGCAGCCCAGATGGACATTGTCTGGCACGACCCGGATGCAAACCATGTCAAGATCCGAAAAATGGCTGAGACAGCCAAAGCAGCGGGCGCGGAGCTCATCGTCTTTCCCGAGATGGCCGCTACCGGCTTTTCCATGGATACCGTTGTAACGGCCGAACCCATGGACGGGCCTACCCCTGCCCTGTTTCGCAATCTGGCTAAAGATCTCGATATGGCGGTTGTGGGAGGCTTTGTGCTCAAAAGGAAAGAGGGTCGGCCCCAAAATGTCTCTCTGGCAGTGGACCGGAAGGGCATTGATCTGGCGCTGTATGCCAAGATCCACCCGATCGGCCTCCTTAAAGAGGACCAACACTATGCTCCCGGAGATCGGACGGTCTCTTTTCAACTGGACGACATGGAGGCATCGTGCCTCATCTGTTACGATCTTCGCTTCCCGGAGGTCTTTCGTCCCCTGGCAGACGCGTGCACCTTGGTTCTGGTGATCGCCTCCTGGCCGGCGGTGCGCCAGCGTCACTGGGACCTCCTTCTCCCTGCCCGCGCCGTGGAGAACCAGCTTTATGTGGTGGGGGTGAACCGGGTGGGCGAGGGAGGCGGGCACCTGTTCACGGGCGGATCCGCCATCATCGATCCCTCAGGAGAAACCATTGCCCGTGGCGGCGGCACCGAAACCCTTGTTATGGGAGAAATCGATCCTCACCGCGTGGAACAGGTTCGCTCGGCCATGCCCTTTCTGAAAGACCGGAGATCCCATTACGTTCATAATGTATCCTGA
- a CDS encoding putative DNA binding domain-containing protein: protein MELKKLLKSGESERVEFKRTFGKEVIISLSAFANTEGGKVVVGVDNTGKPTGLTIGPETEQRYLNEIKVATYPQLMPHLTTHEIDNKTVLLFEISEYPIKPVPCKNRYYKRVKNSNHLLALDEIIDLRQQSLNISYDAYPLNENPASLNSSLMTQFIEKAGATGRINLQDDLFTNLIKLRLIQEGKPTLAAMLLFGNHGYAIHAGRFKSHDIIIDDFYTKAPLPAALEEVMIFIKKHINVSFHFDGSLQRKETMAVSFGGDTRAGVKRRGASGLQKRFRHCYQGL, encoded by the coding sequence GCGAGTGGAGTTCAAGCGTACGTTCGGCAAAGAGGTCATTATATCTCTTTCCGCCTTTGCCAATACCGAGGGTGGAAAAGTGGTGGTCGGCGTGGACAACACCGGAAAACCGACGGGGCTTACCATTGGACCAGAGACCGAACAACGATATCTCAACGAGATTAAAGTTGCTACCTATCCTCAGTTGATGCCCCACCTGACCACGCACGAAATAGACAATAAGACGGTTCTTCTATTTGAAATCAGTGAATATCCGATCAAACCGGTCCCCTGCAAAAACCGGTATTACAAGAGGGTAAAAAACAGCAACCATCTGCTTGCCCTTGATGAAATCATCGACCTGCGGCAGCAAAGCCTGAACATTTCCTATGACGCCTATCCGCTCAACGAAAATCCTGCTTCCTTGAATTCCTCCCTGATGACCCAGTTCATAGAGAAAGCAGGCGCAACAGGCCGCATCAATTTGCAGGATGATCTGTTCACCAACTTGATCAAGTTGCGCCTCATTCAAGAGGGGAAGCCGACACTGGCGGCCATGCTGTTGTTTGGAAATCATGGATACGCTATCCATGCGGGCCGGTTCAAATCCCATGATATCATCATCGATGATTTTTACACAAAGGCCCCCCTTCCCGCCGCCCTTGAAGAGGTGATGATCTTTATCAAGAAACACATCAATGTGTCCTTTCACTTTGACGGCAGTCTTCAGCGAAAAGAAACGATGGCAGTATCCTTTGGAGGCGATACGCGAGCTGGTGTTAAACGCCGTGGTGCATCGGGACTACAAAAACGCTTCAGACATTGTTATCAAGGTCTTTGA